A genomic stretch from Aminobacter aminovorans includes:
- a CDS encoding ferredoxin--NADP reductase yields MNTAAALKTAEAKPLQFPIPANVYAETVVSVKHYTDRLFSFRITRPQSLRFRSGEFVMIGLPNAEKPVYRAYSVASPSWDDEVEFFSIKVPDGPLTSELQKIVPGDTVLMRQKSTGTLVLDALTPGKRLFMISTGTGIAPFASLLRDPDTYERYEHVFLTHTCRDVAELTYGQELVANLESDPLIGELTHGRVTLYNSTTREESERMGRITALISSGKFYSDLGIDKLDPETDRIMICGSMHMLKDVKELAESLGFVEGSLNEPGSFVVERAFVG; encoded by the coding sequence ATGAACACCGCAGCAGCGCTGAAGACGGCCGAAGCCAAGCCGCTTCAGTTCCCAATCCCTGCCAATGTCTACGCCGAAACTGTGGTTTCGGTGAAACATTACACGGATCGCCTCTTTTCCTTCCGCATCACCCGGCCGCAGTCGCTGCGCTTCCGTTCGGGCGAGTTCGTCATGATCGGCCTGCCCAACGCCGAAAAGCCGGTCTACCGCGCCTATTCGGTGGCAAGCCCCTCCTGGGACGACGAAGTCGAGTTCTTCTCGATCAAGGTGCCGGATGGTCCGCTGACCTCCGAGCTGCAGAAGATCGTTCCCGGCGACACCGTCCTGATGCGCCAGAAGTCGACCGGCACGCTGGTGCTCGACGCGCTGACCCCTGGCAAGCGCCTTTTCATGATCTCGACCGGCACCGGCATCGCGCCCTTCGCCAGCCTGCTTCGCGATCCCGACACCTATGAGCGCTACGAGCACGTCTTCCTTACCCACACCTGCCGCGACGTGGCCGAGCTGACCTATGGCCAGGAACTGGTCGCCAATCTCGAAAGCGACCCGCTGATCGGCGAACTGACCCATGGCCGCGTCACGCTCTACAATTCGACGACACGCGAGGAATCCGAGCGTATGGGCCGCATCACCGCGCTCATCTCGTCGGGCAAGTTCTACAGCGACCTCGGTATCGACAAGCTCGATCCCGAAACCGACCGCATCATGATCTGCGGCTCGATGCACATGCTCAAGGACGTCAAGGAACTGGCTGAGAGCCTCGGCTTCGTCGAGGGCTCGCTGAATGAGCCGGGCAGCTTCGTCGTCGAGCGCGCCTTCGTCGGCTGA